In one window of Chryseobacterium sp. JV274 DNA:
- the paaA gene encoding 1,2-phenylacetyl-CoA epoxidase subunit PaaA, with translation MDLEKFVQYVHDENKVEPKDVMPDDYRKLLVRQISQHAHSEIVGMLPEANWISRAPSLRRKMALLAKVQDEAGHGLYLYSATETLGNGTIRADRDATYDDMLEGKAKYSSIFNYPTLSWADIGAIGWLVDGAAIMNQVMLMGNSYGPYSRAMVKICKEESFHQRQGYEILMALCRGTKQQKEMAQASLNRFWWPALMMFGPNDDSSPNSKISMNYRVKRESNDNLRQRFIDVTVSQAEFLGLTVPDKDLKWNEERQHYDFGELPWDEFMEILKGNGPCNKKRIETKRKAQRENSWVKEAAVAFAEKQQKEVI, from the coding sequence ATGGACTTAGAAAAATTTGTACAATATGTACATGACGAAAATAAAGTAGAACCAAAAGATGTAATGCCCGATGATTACAGAAAATTATTGGTTCGTCAGATTTCACAGCACGCCCATTCTGAAATTGTAGGAATGCTGCCGGAAGCCAACTGGATCTCCAGAGCTCCTTCATTGAGAAGAAAAATGGCTCTTTTAGCAAAAGTTCAGGATGAGGCAGGCCACGGTTTATACCTTTATTCTGCAACAGAAACGTTAGGAAACGGAACTATCAGAGCTGATAGAGACGCTACTTATGATGATATGCTGGAAGGAAAAGCAAAGTACTCAAGTATCTTTAATTATCCAACGCTAAGCTGGGCGGATATCGGTGCAATCGGCTGGCTGGTAGATGGTGCAGCCATTATGAATCAGGTAATGCTGATGGGGAATTCTTACGGTCCTTATTCCAGAGCGATGGTGAAAATCTGTAAAGAAGAATCTTTCCACCAAAGACAGGGATATGAGATTCTAATGGCACTTTGCCGTGGTACCAAACAGCAGAAAGAAATGGCTCAGGCTTCATTAAACCGTTTCTGGTGGCCGGCTCTAATGATGTTCGGACCTAATGATGACAGCTCGCCAAACTCTAAGATCTCTATGAATTACAGAGTAAAAAGAGAAAGTAATGATAACCTTCGTCAGAGATTTATCGACGTTACTGTTTCTCAGGCTGAATTCTTAGGATTGACTGTTCCGGATAAAGACCTGAAATGGAATGAAGAAAGACAACATTATGATTTCGGAGAACTTCCTTGGGATGAATTTATGGAAATCTTAAAAGGAAACGGACCTTGCAATAAAAAGCGTATCGAAACCAAGAGAAAAGCTCAAAGAGAAAACTCTTGGGTGAAAGAAGCAGCGGTAGCTTTTGCGGAAAAACAACAAAAAGAAGTAATATAA
- the paaB gene encoding 1,2-phenylacetyl-CoA epoxidase subunit PaaB, whose product MANLDMWEVFIQTKPGLSHKHVGIVQAPTAEMALQNARDVYTRRKEGTSVWVVPSKYIVTSEGVDKEAFFDPADDKLYRHPTFYDIPNDVKNM is encoded by the coding sequence ATGGCAAATTTAGATATGTGGGAAGTGTTTATTCAAACTAAACCGGGATTATCTCACAAACACGTTGGAATTGTACAGGCACCAACAGCAGAAATGGCTTTGCAGAATGCAAGAGACGTTTATACAAGAAGAAAAGAAGGAACTTCTGTTTGGGTAGTTCCAAGCAAATATATTGTGACTTCGGAAGGTGTGGATAAAGAAGCATTCTTCGATCCGGCTGATGACAAGCTATACCGTCACCCGACGTTCTATGATATTCCAAACGATGTAAAAAATATGTAA
- the paaC gene encoding 1,2-phenylacetyl-CoA epoxidase subunit PaaC, which translates to MNPLYNYLLKLADDSFIMGQRLSAWCGEGPYLEEDIALTNIALDELGQANNFYVYASRVIDNGKSEDDLAFLRYEHEYVNAHWTELPNEDYAQTILKVYVFSVYQKLMYEALSNSADEELSAIAQKSLKEVRYHYTHAASWMKIFAQGTEKSKFRVVKAIEDIWEYTKGLFAKTEGEDDLIALNIVPNADALYEEFLVITKKDFADFGLEYPENPFMQPKSRTGYHTEYFGFILCELQYMQRAYPGCTW; encoded by the coding sequence ATGAACCCATTATATAATTATTTATTAAAACTCGCAGACGACAGTTTCATTATGGGACAGCGTTTGTCTGCATGGTGTGGTGAAGGTCCTTATTTGGAGGAAGATATTGCATTGACAAACATTGCGCTGGATGAACTAGGACAGGCTAATAACTTTTATGTTTATGCTTCAAGAGTAATAGATAACGGTAAAAGTGAAGACGATTTAGCCTTTTTAAGATACGAACACGAATATGTAAATGCACACTGGACGGAACTTCCAAACGAAGATTATGCTCAGACCATTCTGAAAGTGTACGTTTTTTCAGTGTATCAGAAACTGATGTACGAGGCATTGTCAAACTCTGCAGATGAAGAACTTTCGGCTATAGCACAAAAATCATTAAAAGAAGTAAGATATCATTATACTCATGCTGCATCCTGGATGAAAATCTTCGCACAGGGAACAGAAAAAAGTAAATTCCGTGTCGTAAAAGCAATTGAAGATATCTGGGAATATACAAAAGGTCTTTTTGCCAAAACAGAAGGTGAAGATGATCTTATTGCTTTAAACATCGTTCCGAATGCAGATGCTCTTTACGAAGAATTTCTTGTCATTACGAAGAAAGATTTTGCTGATTTCGGTTTAGAATATCCTGAAAACCCCTTCATGCAGCCTAAATCAAGAACAGGATATCATACAGAATATTTCGGATTTATTCTTTGTGAGCTTCAGTATATGCAGAGAGCGTATCCTGGATGTACCTGGTAA
- a CDS encoding alpha/beta hydrolase, which translates to MKKMLLGILAFFLAAYVIVCVGIYFYQEKIIFYPEKLPENYKFKFEGDFEEITIKTQDNKHLNSVLFKAQNPKGVIFYLHGNGGSINGWGEVAQLYRSMNYDTFMLDYRGYGKSEDKINSKDQLFSDVESAYKELLKKYPENKIIILGYSVGTGLAAKLASMHNARLLILQAPYYSIEDEMSQKFSFLPKFLLKYNFETGEYLKNVKSPVVIFHGDKDEVINYKASLKLKDNFKKDDSLIILKNQSHNGITDNLDYQNRMKVILDSDKK; encoded by the coding sequence ATGAAGAAGATGCTTCTGGGGATATTGGCTTTTTTTCTTGCAGCATATGTGATAGTATGTGTTGGAATCTATTTCTATCAGGAGAAAATTATTTTTTATCCTGAAAAATTACCGGAAAACTATAAATTTAAATTTGAGGGTGATTTTGAAGAAATAACAATCAAAACACAGGATAATAAGCATTTGAACTCTGTTCTGTTTAAAGCTCAAAACCCAAAAGGAGTCATCTTTTATCTTCATGGAAATGGAGGATCAATAAATGGCTGGGGAGAAGTAGCTCAGTTATATCGCAGTATGAATTATGATACGTTTATGCTTGATTATCGGGGCTACGGAAAAAGTGAAGATAAAATTAATAGTAAAGATCAGCTTTTCTCGGATGTTGAAAGTGCTTACAAAGAGCTTTTGAAAAAATATCCGGAGAACAAAATTATTATTTTAGGATATTCTGTAGGAACAGGGCTGGCTGCAAAATTAGCATCAATGCATAACGCAAGATTATTGATTTTACAGGCACCTTATTATAGTATAGAAGATGAAATGAGTCAGAAATTCTCATTTCTTCCGAAATTTCTACTGAAATATAATTTTGAAACTGGTGAATATTTAAAAAACGTTAAGTCGCCGGTAGTTATTTTTCATGGTGATAAAGATGAGGTTATTAATTATAAAGCATCTTTAAAACTTAAAGATAATTTCAAAAAAGATGACAGCTTGATTATATTAAAGAATCAGTCTCACAACGGAATAACAGATAATTTGGATTATCAGAACAGAATGAAAGTAATTCTTGATTCTGATAAAAAATAA
- the paaD gene encoding 1,2-phenylacetyl-CoA epoxidase subunit PaaD, with translation MNQLLDLLKTIPDPEIPVIDIVELGIVRDAQVTGENTCEVIITPTYSACPAMFTIEEDIIKMMKENGWDAKVVTKMFPIWTTDWLTDEAREKLRVYGITPPEKGADEHHIGKPKKCPRCGSEHTKQISRFGSTLCKASYQCLDCLEPFDYFKCH, from the coding sequence ATGAATCAGCTTTTAGATTTATTAAAAACAATTCCCGATCCGGAAATTCCGGTTATTGATATTGTAGAATTAGGAATTGTAAGAGATGCACAGGTCACAGGTGAAAATACATGTGAAGTAATCATTACGCCTACTTATTCTGCCTGTCCTGCTATGTTTACCATTGAGGAGGATATTATCAAAATGATGAAAGAAAACGGTTGGGATGCAAAAGTAGTGACCAAGATGTTTCCGATCTGGACAACAGATTGGTTAACGGATGAAGCGAGGGAAAAACTCCGTGTCTACGGAATCACACCTCCCGAAAAAGGAGCAGACGAACATCACATCGGAAAACCGAAAAAATGTCCGCGCTGTGGTTCTGAGCATACCAAACAGATCAGCAGATTTGGATCTACCTTGTGTAAGGCATCTTATCAATGCTTAGACTGTCTGGAGCCATTTGATTATTTTAAATGTCATTGA
- a CDS encoding enoyl-CoA hydratase/isomerase family protein, with protein MYTQLDIETHFDGKLKIAYLNQPETMNALTKPALSDLRDFVKECSEDETVRCVAISGRGRAFCSGQNLDEAFVVGKEHHDHDIIRKIVVDYYNPLVLEVTRCKKPVIALVNGPAVGAGAMLALISDFVLANEKAYFAQAFSNIGLIPDTGGTYFLPKLLGRQLANYLAFTGKKLSAEESKTHGLVAEVFTEEEFVPKSMEILERMANMPTAALKLTKKAFANSYTNTLKEQLELEGDLQQEAAGTEDFIEGVNAFLQKRKPNYKGR; from the coding sequence ATGTATACACAACTTGATATTGAAACGCATTTTGACGGGAAGCTTAAAATCGCATATCTTAATCAACCGGAAACAATGAACGCCCTTACCAAGCCGGCTTTATCAGATCTTAGAGATTTTGTTAAAGAATGCAGTGAAGACGAAACGGTAAGATGTGTTGCTATTTCCGGAAGGGGAAGAGCGTTTTGCTCAGGTCAGAATCTGGATGAAGCCTTTGTGGTAGGTAAAGAACACCATGATCATGACATCATTAGAAAAATTGTGGTAGACTATTATAACCCTTTAGTGTTAGAAGTTACCCGTTGCAAAAAACCGGTTATCGCTTTAGTAAACGGTCCTGCAGTGGGAGCTGGAGCAATGTTGGCTTTAATCTCTGACTTCGTTTTAGCGAATGAGAAAGCATATTTTGCTCAGGCATTTTCAAATATCGGTTTAATTCCTGATACAGGAGGAACGTACTTCTTACCGAAACTTTTAGGTAGACAATTAGCCAATTATTTAGCATTTACAGGTAAAAAATTATCTGCAGAAGAATCTAAAACTCATGGTCTTGTCGCTGAAGTTTTCACTGAAGAAGAATTCGTTCCAAAATCTATGGAAATCCTTGAAAGAATGGCGAATATGCCTACAGCTGCTCTTAAGCTTACCAAAAAAGCTTTTGCCAATTCTTATACCAATACTTTGAAAGAACAGCTTGAGCTGGAAGGAGATCTTCAGCAGGAAGCTGCAGGCACAGAAGACTTCATTGAAGGAGTAAATGCCTTTTTACAGAAAAGAAAACCTAATTATAAAGGAAGATAA